A stretch of DNA from Anaerobacillus isosaccharinicus:
ATGAAATTGAATGTTTGAATTTTGGACTGGTGCTGAAGATTTACCGGTATACGCTTTTACAATCAGGGCATTTATTGTTTACGTTTATATTTTTATTATGATCAAAGTCCTAGGGCAACGCTCAATGGTTGCCATTAATCCTATAGATTTTCTTTTTGCGGTAATTATAGGTGATGTAGTAGGGGAACCGTTAGCAGATGGTAGTATTGACTTGGCAGGTCCTTTTGCCGCTGCTGCTGTCATAGCTGGTTTGCATTTGTTTTTATCCTATATCTCGCTAAAAACACCTCGTTTTAGACGTGTGATCGAAGACGAGCCGATTATTCTTATTGAAAAGGGTAAAATCTTACATAAGGAACTAACAAAGGCAAAGATAACAGTAGAGTCTTTATTAATGGACATGCGTTTACAAGATGCCTCCGATTTGAATGAGGTTGACTACGCAGTCTTAGAATCCAATGGTCAAATTAGTGTTATTAAGAAACCCCAATTTCAATCTTTAACACCAAATGACATGCAACAACAACCACCACTAAAAGGGTACCCAACAGTCCTCATCCAAGATGGAAAAATCGTTAAACCAAATTTAAAGAAAGTTGGGACAAAGGGCTGGCTAGAGGAGCAACTCCAAAAACATGGAATCAATCACCACTCAGACTGTTTTCTTATGACGATGGATGAAGGTGGCCAAATTTATGTTAGCCAAATGAACAAACGTCAGGAGAACATTAAAAACGAGATATTCAATTAAACCAATAGTTCATTAAAAATCTACATCAAAAAGATGTAGTTTTTTATTGCGAAAATATAGTATGAAAATTCATTATATTATGTTTAAACTCCCCCCTTTTAGCTAATAATGTGAGTAAAAACATCTAGAGAAGGGTTGATCTAATGAGAAAAATGAAAAAAATCTCTTTTGATGATTTAGTAAAGCAAAATAAGAAGGAACTTTTAAATGATGAAGAAGCAATGGAACAAATTGAAGAGCGCCTTGATAATAAGCATTACGAGCGATTAAAAGAAAGTTGGTAGAGCCCTGTATTGGGTTTTACCAGCTTTTTTTATCCAAATAATTGAAAGGACTACAACAACTTCATCACATAGACAAGCTTTACATAGCAAATATTAAAGTTATGGAAGGGGGAGTGAACAATGGCTAAATCAAAACATGCATTTGATAAGTTTCGACCAAATCATTTAGGGACACAACCAAGGGCTTCTGATAAAAACAACGGGAAAAAAATGGGGACTAAAGGAAATGAGGAACCTGATTACGTTCCTCCAAAAGGATAAGATCGCTTAAAACATGTTAAGAGGCTACTCAAGTCGAGTAAGCCTCTTTTATAGTATCTAAAACAACTTTAAACGGTTGTTTCTTTTTGACTGTGAAAAAATCATGAAACGGAAATATCCCATCTGTTACTCGTTTGATTCCTTCTTCTAATGGAAATTGTGTTGGATGGAGCTGATCACTTACTTCAGACCAATGTAATGGTGTTGCCATAAGTGCATCTTCGTTTCCTCTTAGCGAGTAGGGAGCGATAATTGTTTTTCCTTCCCCATGTTGGAGGAAATCGATGTAGAGACGGTTATTACGATTTTTCTTTAAACGTTCAGTGGTAAAGGATTTTGGGTATTTTGTTTCGAGAAAATTTGCAATAAAACTTGTGAAAATACGAGTCTCAGCATAAGAATACGTTTCGTTTAAAGGCAGGTAAATCTGAAGTCCTTTGTTTCCTGATGTTTTGACATAGGAATAAAGCTTTAAATTATCAAATACTTCTTTTAAAACTAGCGCCGCTTGAATGGCTAAGTGAAATTCTTTTTGTGATGGCGGATCTAAATCAATGACAATTTCACTAGGCTGTTTATTGTTTATTGTTTGAAAAGGTATATGAAATTCGACTGCACCTTGATTTCCTAACCAGAACATGGTTGCAAGCTTTGAACAAACGATGTAATCAATTCCTTCTGCTTGTTTTGTTTCTACGTAATCAGGCGCATAGTCAGGGCAGTTTTTTTTTGATAAAAGGATTCTTTATCAACACCATTTGGAAAGCGGATGACTGTTAATAATCGATCTTTTAGAAAAGGGAGCATATGGGGAGCAACCACAGTTAAAAATTTTAGATAGTCATATTTTGTGATGCCTTTTTTGGGCCAAATGATTTTATCCATACTTGTTAATGTAACTAGTTCACCATCTACATTTAATTCAGCTCTCCCTTTGGTATTGCTTCCCATGTACACTCCTCCCAACTTTTATCAAAGCGAAATCTCCTGAACTTTGGGTGTCTAAGTTCATTTTTACTTATTTCTAAAAACTCAACCTCGATACAAATACTAGGGTTGACGTATGTTAGACTGTTTTCTGTTTTTACCTTATTTTTTTTTACAATCGTTGTTAATGCTTCTTTTTCTTCTTTCGTAAAGCCTTGGCCAACCTTGCCGATCAGTTTGGTTCCACCTTTATAAATACAACCGATATGAAAAAAGGCGTTAGCATCGTCATATGCTAAGATAAAAAAAGAAGCAATCATCATGTTCTTAATTTTTAGCCACTGTCTAGATCGTTGCCCTTCTTCCCAGAGGCTATCTTTTCGCTTTGCTATTAGACCTTCACCATTAGCATCTGAGACCATTTTCCACAGTTTAGTGGAATCTTCATTAAAAGGGACATATTTAAGGAACTGTGGGTTTTGCCTCTTTTCAACCAACAGTTCTAACCGTCTCTTTCGTTTTAGAAAAGGTGTTTTTACAAGTGAATTTCCATCTTCCATAACTAAATCAAAGGCTAGAAAAATAACAGGATTTAGTTTTTTTGCTTGGTCAATTTTTTCTTTGTTCTTTAGTCGACCCCTATGTTGGATTTTTTCAAAATTAGCTTTTAATTCTGAATCGAGGACACATAATTCCCCGTCTAATATGAGTGGATGCTTTAGAGTGGGGGTTAGGTGACGAAAAGCTTCAATGATTTCAGGAAATTGCTCATTTAGAATATTTAAATTTCGGCTAACAATGGTTGTTTCACCGGCCTCAACATAAATCATCGCTCGAAATCCGTCATATTTGACTTCGTAACCCCATTCCTCGCCTTTAGGAATTTCCGTCACTAATGACGGAAGCATTGGTTTCAAAAATTTCAAGATTAACCAGTCGCTTTCTTTTTCCTAGTAGTTTTCCGCTTTTTCGGTGCCGTTTGATCGATACTTGCTTGTAATGCTTCCATTAAATCAACTACATTTGCCTGTGGTGTTTCCTTAGAAGTTTTGACTTCGTTGCCAGTAATTTTTGCTTGTATTAAGTCCATTAAGGCAGTCCGATAATCATCAGTGTATTTCTCAGGTTCAAATTGAGTTGTTAATTGCTCGATAAGTTGGATCGCTGTTTCCATTTCTTTTTCACTTAATTCAACATTTTCTGGAACACCTGGTACTTGATCTACATTCCGAACTTCATCTGGGAAATAAATCGTTTCTAGGACTAGGGAATTTTTATAGACACGTACGATGGCTAAGTGTTGTTTTGAACGAATCGTGATTTTTGCTACACCGATTTTACCGGACTTTTCCATCGCTTGTTTTAGCAGCATATATGCTTTTTGGCCGTTATCATTTGGTCCCATAAAATAAGAACGATTAAAGTAAATTGGGTCGATTTCTTCAAGCTTTACAAAATCAATAATTTCAACACTTTTGTTCTGTTCAAGTTCAATTTTTTCTAAATCATCGGCTTCTAGTAGGACAAACTTCCCTGGTTCGTATTCATACCCTTTTACAATTTCTGCATTATCAACTTCCTTATCGCAAACAGGGCAAGTCCGTTCATATTTGATTGGACTGTTACATTCCTTATGAATCATTCTAAGTTTAATGTCCTTATTTTCAGTTGCGGAATATAGTTTTATCGGTATATGAACCAGACCAAAACTGATCGAGCCCTTCCACATAGTATGCATAATTTGCCACTCCTTCTTAGTGTATTTCTATTAGTATGCACGTCTAAATCTAGGAAAAGTCTGTAACCTTTTACCTGAGAAAAAAAATACTTGTCAAAAGGGGCTTAACGGTTTCATAATGGAGTAGAATGAGCTTGTTTACTAAAAAAGGAAGTGTTTCAAATTCAATCTCAACGAAAAAGTCATACTAATAAAAGTGTTCAAAAACGAAAACAAAATAAAATTAAAAATCTATTACTCATCGGCTTCCTTGTTTATTTAATGCTGGTCATTTACGTAACGTTGTTTGCATGGAATTATGGAGCCTCGCTTGGTCCTGCTGGGCCGGGGGGAAGAAATTATAACTTTATTCCGTTTCGAAGTATTTATCGTATTGCAGTTTACAGTCCAACTATTGTTGATCCAATTAAAATCTTAATCGGGAATATTATTTTGTTTATTCCATTTGGATTTTTAGCGCCAATTGCAATTAAAAAGTTAAGAAAATCAGTGCTGATAACAACAGGCCTTGGGATGTTACTATCGATTGCAATTGAAAGTAGTCAATTTTTATTTACGTATCGAGTATCAAATATTGATGACGTCATTTTAAATACGTTAGGAGCTTTTATAGGGGCAGTGATGATTAAAATTTGCTTTTTTGTCAAATCAAAAATCATTTACTTTAAAACATAAAAAGGATGAACCAAAAGTAATAGCGGTTGCTAGCACTTTTTGGCTCATCCTTTTTATTTGTTCTGCTCTTTTTGTTGAAACAATGACTTTTTCCAGCGGGAATAAAAATAGATCGTCATTAAGATAATCAAAGCATAAATACCAATAACAAATAGTACTTCTTGATTACTCGAGACAAAAGAGTGCCCTAACACGGCGAATAAAAGCATCGCAGGAATTTTCCCTAAACTTGACGCAACTGCATAGCTAATGAACGATACTCGGCTTACCGCACTATAAGCATTAATAACGATTGAAGGAATGAATGGGATCAATCGAGAGACTAAAATCGTAATAAATGCATTTCGCTCAAACATTAATGTAATCATTTCCAATTTTTTATAGCGATGGATAACTTTTAAACCATAGTTTTGAAAAACAAAGCGGATAAAAAGAAACATAATTAAAGATGCTGCCGTCGAAGCGACCCATGTGACAAATCCGCCTAAAAATGTCCCATACATCGCACCGATAATTCCACCAATTATCGGGAATGGGATGATTGGAAATAACGCAAAAAGAGTGGCGATAAACATCACTAAAAAGATAGAGCTATCTTTCGTTTGTTGAAACCAAAACAACAATTCATCTTGATAAACGAAGATGGAAATGGCAATAAATAAATAAAAAATAAACATTAAAAGCTTATTCATGTTGACGGTTCTCCTATCAGAAAAGCATTGAGCTTTTTTTCGTGCTTTTAGGAATATAGTTTGGCTAGTCCCTTTTTTAATTTTACCATAAAAGAATTGAAGAACCTCTTAGAATTGCTTTTAAGTCTGAGAGAATATTCTTTTCATCTGTTAACAAGTTTGTTATGATATTAATACAATAAAACAAAGTGGTTAACTCGGATTTGTAGGAGGAGTATTTATGAAACGATTTTTTCTAGTTATGTTTATGTTCTTAATATTTATAATTGGTAGAGAGGTAGAAGCACATTCATATTTAAAAAGCTCATTTCCAGAGCATGGCTCTGTTATAGAAGATCATGTTGAACAATTAGTTTTGAATTTTGATGGTGGAATAGAACAAAGTAGCAAAGTTGACATAGTTGCTTCTAATCATGGCGAAGTTGAAATTAATCAGATTGTTGTTGAAGGTCCCATACTTTATGTTACTTTAAGCGCTCCGTTAATAACTGATGATTATGAAGTAAAATGGGTCGTTATTGGTGATGATGGTCATCCAACCAGTGGTAACTACCATTTTTCGGTTATTCAGCCTTTTGTAGAAGAAGAAAAGGAAGAAGAGGTAGTTGAAGAGATAGTCGAGGAAGAGGTAATTGAAAGAGATGTTACGGAAAGTGAGGAAACAATTGAAGATGTTAGTCCACAACCAGAACAAAGTCTAAATGTTTTATTAATAGTTGCTGGATTATCACTTATCCTTGCGATTGGATTTCTCTTATATAGGAAGCAGGGTAAAAAATGATCGCTATAAGTAATGCATTACTATATCCTGCATTCGCCTTTTTAATTGGTGGATTATTTTTAACACTAATACCGGAAAAATACAAACCGACAATGGTGGTAACAAGAAAATACTTTGTTATAATTGTTGGAAGTATCGTTCTTCTTTCTTTATTCCGCGTCTTTTCTGTTGCACACTACGTATCAACTATATTTGATTTATCCATCATAGATGCGATGATACGAGTTCTTACTAGTTTTAATGTAGGGTCTGTTTGGCTGACGATATGTTTTATAAGTTCCATTTTAATTGCAGTTCTTATTTTTAACAAAAAAGACAGTTTTATGGGTAATTACCTAAGTTTATTTTTAAGTATCGCCTTGATCATTGCGATCTCTAAGGGAAGCCATTCTGCATCATTAGAACCTAGCTTAGGTTTTATTGCACACAGTATTCACTATATAAGTGTCAGTATTTGGGTAGGGATTCTTTTTGTTATTGGTTTATGCGCAAAAGATGAACGGAATTGGCCTGCTTTTTTAAAGTGGTATACGCCTTTGGCCCTTGCTGCTGTTTTAATTTTATCGTTATCTGGTTTCTTTTTAATGCGTGGAATAGTTCCTGAGTACACGAATTCCCTAATGCTAACATATGGTCAGTTTCTGTTAGTAAAGCACCTTTTGTTTTTAGTAATTATTCTTTATGCTTTCATAAATGGTATTGTTATCAGAAAGAAATTAAAAGAGGATCCGTCGTTTAGGCCTAAAAAATGGTTAAGGTTAGAAAGTTTTTTTATCCTTGGAATATTGAGCGTTACTGCGTTTATGACAGAAACAACACCGCCTCATAATGTTGCGTCTACACTAGAGAGAGTTGAACCTACAAAAATATTTGAGTGGTTTCATGGGAGTGTCTCCGCTAACACCACTGTGGTTTTCGATGCTAATGTACTAACTGGTTTATTACTAATAGTCATTTTTTTATGTGGATTCATGGTTATTCAAATGGCTTGGAGAAAATGGAGCTTGATCTATGGTGCATTAGGTGGGGTTAGTATACTTGTTGCCAGCTATTTTCTCGTCATGACCGCTATTACTGTAGAACATGGTATTGTCAGTGATGGAGTAGTTTACACAACAATAGAAGAAGCAATTAAAGGAAATAATCAAGTTGAGGAAGACCTATTCATTTTTCAAATTGGTAATAGAGATGAGAATGTTGTTTATGTTTTATATACAGTTAATCACTCTCAATTAATAAGCGAACTATTGTTAAAAACTGAGAACGGTTTTGAACGGATTACAGATAGTCGTTTAATCATTGGTGGAGTACCTATTAAGGATTCGGAACACAAAATTCGAACATTCCTTGTTACGGATGGGCCTTGGTTGCAAAGGGGGAAAGAGTTTACCTATGTAACCTTTGGGTACGTTCAAGAACCAGAAGAAATAGCTCATGTTGAGATTAGGTATGAAGGTGAAAATAAAAAAGTTGAAGTTTTAAATCAATCGTTCTTTAATATATCTTCTTCGATCGTTCAATGGGATCCTCTTCATCCAATTTTGTTTTATGATAAGTCTGGTACTGAGGTTGGTGGATATATGAGAGGATTTATGGAGAGCGGTGCCTATTGTCATTAAGATGGATTTATCCATCTTTTTTTTGCCTAAAAAAGGTGTGGAATTTTTCCGTGAAATGAGTTATATTTCGGTTAACGAAAAATATTAGCGAAGAGGGAATGCCAGTGGAAACGAAAAAAATATGGCTTATCTATTTGATGTTAGCATTAGCAACTAGTACATGGGGCAGTGCCTTTATTGCCGGTAAAATTGCGATTGAAAGCTTTGAACCAGCAACAGTTGCTTTCTTTCGATTTTTCGGTGCGGTCATTCTCCTTTTCCCATTAATGTGGTATTTGGAAAAAGATATTCCTAAACCAACAAAAAAAGATTGGTTTTTGTTCGCTATGCTCGGTTTAACTGGAATTGCACTTTATAATATTTTCTTTTTTATTGCCAGTAAACATGCACCTGTCATTAAGAGTTCTCTGTTTATTGCTTCAAACCCAATCTTGATCATTCTTTTATCTGCTTTATTTTTAAAAGAAAAAATCTCGCGCAACCAAGTTCTTGGACTGGTTTTAGCAATGCTTGGTGTAGCTTTTATTATTACGAACGGTCATCTTGAAGTCTTTATTAACATGGATTTTGAACTTATTGATCTTGTGCTTCTCGGAGCAGTTATTTGCTGGGCTTTATACAGTGTGATTGGTAGAATTGTCTTAAGAAAATTTAGTTCGATCGTATCCACAACATACGCGGTAGCATTTGGAACGGTGTTTTTATTTCCTTTTGCTTTGATGGAAACATCGGTTGCTGATTTAACTTCTGGGACAATTGGAGCATGGGCTTCGATCGGGCATATGAGTGTTTTTGTTACTGTTGTCTCCTTCATCATGTACTACTATGGCATTCAACAAATAGGAGCAGCGAAAGCCTCTATTTTTATTAACTTTATGCCGATCTCTGCGGTGATTATGGCTAGTCTATTCCTAGGGGAGGCGTTAACAATTCCCCACTTAATTGGTGCGTTATTTGTATTAAGTGGTGTTACGTTAAGTACCTATAAACGAACTTCAAAAGCTTCAAAAGCTAACACAATGAAAAAGCTCGCATAAATATTTCGACATATTTTTAAAGGAAAGCTAATCAAGCTTTCCTTTTTTGATTTATTCCGAAAAATTGCATGTGATGGCGGACTATTTAGAAAAAATAGAGGGAAAATTATGTGAAAAGAAAACGCTTTAATATATTGGCAAAATATACGTTTCGTCGAAAAACCAATGTTTTTGAGGAACGAAAAGGATTGAAGCACATTTTTCAAGCGTATAGAATAGATAGTATTATAACCCATTTTCAGATACAGAAATCTTTTCGAGGAGTTGATTTATTATGGATATGAATTATGAACAAATGACAACAGGTGAAATTATCGCATATTATAAAAGAGTAAAAGACTACATTGATCAAGGTTTTCGGGTTGAAGGTTTAAAAGACGAATTAACGTTAATTTCGAGGACTTTACAAACAAAAAGTAGTGAATTAAGTGGAAATGAATTAGAGCAGTATTTAGTGGAAATTGAAACATATTTGAAAAATATTCGCCACTAAAGGATGAGAATATACTTTCTTATCCTTTTTTCATTTCATGTGAAGAGAAAAATTATCTTGAAAGTGGTACTATATAGAGAAAATAGTTTTTCTCGGGTGGTGGATGAATGAGCGACCATACATATAACATGGAAGAGTTGGAAAACTCTATTGCCAAATGGAGTCAAAATCTTGATAAAGTCACTGAGGGGCAATTACTTAGAGTATTGCAACTCATCGACAATCTTCATAAGGAAACAACGAAAACGAATACGTTAAAAGCAAAACTATATTCGATGATCGCCTTTACTAGGTTTAAGAGATTAAGTGAACTTGATCAAGTAACCTTAGGTTGGTTAGATAAAGCCATGGAAGTTGATTCTAGCGATCCGTTAATTAATGAAACGTATATAAAAATATATTTTATGCTTCTTGAAACGCCGCTTCTCCCAAGTCAGTTTCCACAAATTCGTGAAACAGACCATGGCAATGCGAAGAAGAAGTTGGCAAGTGATTATTTGAAGTTAGCCAATGAATTTTTTGAGCGTGCTTCTTATTTTGAGGGAATTATCGAATCACTTATAAATGCTGCTAGAAGGTTGTATGATGATGAGAAAATAATCAAGTTTGAAATTTTAGCGGATTTATTACAACAATTAAAGAAAGAATTACGGACGATTGTTAAATCAACAGAGGCCTACTCCGATTCCGTAAAAGGGATTTATTACTCCCAGGCGCAAATGGCTGAAGTAAAAAAGTCGATTGCTGAAATTGAATCGTTATATAAAAAGTGGCAAGAAACGACTGGACAAGCTCAAGAAACGCAAGGTACTATCCAGCAGTCTGCCCTAACAGACTTACAAAAAATGATTGGCTTAACAGAAGTGAAAGAAAGAGTCGAAAAGCTGTATCATTATTTAATGTATCAAAAGGTACGAAAAGAAAAAGGGTATCAGTTAAAAGATGAATTAAGCTTAAATATGATCTTAACGGGAAATCCTGGTACAGGGAAAACAACGTTAGCTAGACTACTTGCAAAGATCTATTTTGAGCTAGGAATTTTACCTAGGGAAGAAGTCATTGAGGTTGACAGGTCGCATTTAGTCGGAGGGTTTGTTGGACAAACTGAAGAAAACACAATGAACATCATTAAGCAAGCGGTTGGTGGTGTGTTGTTTATTGATGAAGCGTACAGTTTAAAAAGGGAAGCTAGTAGTAGCAATGATTATGGTCAAACAGCGATTGATACCCTCGTTTCGGCAATGACAAGTAGTGAATATGCTGGGAAGTTTGCCGTTATTCTAGCCGGTTACCCTGAAGAAATGCGGCAATTCTTATGGGCGAACCCAGGTCTTAGAAGTCGTTTTCCAGAAAGCAATCATATCCATTTACGGGATTATACGGTTGAAGAGTTAATTCACATCGCCGAGCTAGTTGCCATAGATAATGATTTTACATTTTCAGAAGCAGCAATTATCGAGCTGAAGAAACGGATTGAAAGCGAGCAAGTAGATGCTT
This window harbors:
- a CDS encoding acid-soluble spore protein N — its product is MAKSKHAFDKFRPNHLGTQPRASDKNNGKKMGTKGNEEPDYVPPKG
- a CDS encoding TVP38/TMEM64 family protein codes for the protein MNKLLMFIFYLFIAISIFVYQDELLFWFQQTKDSSIFLVMFIATLFALFPIIPFPIIGGIIGAMYGTFLGGFVTWVASTAASLIMFLFIRFVFQNYGLKVIHRYKKLEMITLMFERNAFITILVSRLIPFIPSIVINAYSAVSRVSFISYAVASSLGKIPAMLLFAVLGHSFVSSNQEVLFVIGIYALIILMTIYFYSRWKKSLFQQKEQNK
- the ligD gene encoding non-homologous end-joining DNA ligase; translation: MLLSKKNCPDYAPDYVETKQAEGIDYIVCSKLATMFWLGNQGAVEFHIPFQTINNKQPSEIVIDLDPPSQKEFHLAIQAALVLKEVFDNLKLYSYVKTSGNKGLQIYLPLNETYSYAETRIFTSFIANFLETKYPKSFTTERLKKNRNNRLYIDFLQHGEGKTIIAPYSLRGNEDALMATPLHWSEVSDQLHPTQFPLEEGIKRVTDGIFPFHDFFTVKKKQPFKVVLDTIKEAYST
- a CDS encoding DUF421 domain-containing protein — encoded protein: MFEFWTGAEDLPVYAFTIRAFIVYVYIFIMIKVLGQRSMVAINPIDFLFAVIIGDVVGEPLADGSIDLAGPFAAAAVIAGLHLFLSYISLKTPRFRRVIEDEPIILIEKGKILHKELTKAKITVESLLMDMRLQDASDLNEVDYAVLESNGQISVIKKPQFQSLTPNDMQQQPPLKGYPTVLIQDGKIVKPNLKKVGTKGWLEEQLQKHGINHHSDCFLMTMDEGGQIYVSQMNKRQENIKNEIFN
- a CDS encoding DMT family transporter, producing METKKIWLIYLMLALATSTWGSAFIAGKIAIESFEPATVAFFRFFGAVILLFPLMWYLEKDIPKPTKKDWFLFAMLGLTGIALYNIFFFIASKHAPVIKSSLFIASNPILIILLSALFLKEKISRNQVLGLVLAMLGVAFIITNGHLEVFINMDFELIDLVLLGAVICWALYSVIGRIVLRKFSSIVSTTYAVAFGTVFLFPFALMETSVADLTSGTIGAWASIGHMSVFVTVVSFIMYYYGIQQIGAAKASIFINFMPISAVIMASLFLGEALTIPHLIGALFVLSGVTLSTYKRTSKASKANTMKKLA
- a CDS encoding copper resistance D family protein; this translates as MIAISNALLYPAFAFLIGGLFLTLIPEKYKPTMVVTRKYFVIIVGSIVLLSLFRVFSVAHYVSTIFDLSIIDAMIRVLTSFNVGSVWLTICFISSILIAVLIFNKKDSFMGNYLSLFLSIALIIAISKGSHSASLEPSLGFIAHSIHYISVSIWVGILFVIGLCAKDERNWPAFLKWYTPLALAAVLILSLSGFFLMRGIVPEYTNSLMLTYGQFLLVKHLLFLVIILYAFINGIVIRKKLKEDPSFRPKKWLRLESFFILGILSVTAFMTETTPPHNVASTLERVEPTKIFEWFHGSVSANTTVVFDANVLTGLLLIVIFLCGFMVIQMAWRKWSLIYGALGGVSILVASYFLVMTAITVEHGIVSDGVVYTTIEEAIKGNNQVEEDLFIFQIGNRDENVVYVLYTVNHSQLISELLLKTENGFERITDSRLIIGGVPIKDSEHKIRTFLVTDGPWLQRGKEFTYVTFGYVQEPEEIAHVEIRYEGENKKVEVLNQSFFNISSSIVQWDPLHPILFYDKSGTEVGGYMRGFMESGAYCH
- a CDS encoding FbpB family small basic protein, with amino-acid sequence MRKMKKISFDDLVKQNKKELLNDEEAMEQIEERLDNKHYERLKESW
- a CDS encoding Ku protein; this encodes MHTMWKGSISFGLVHIPIKLYSATENKDIKLRMIHKECNSPIKYERTCPVCDKEVDNAEIVKGYEYEPGKFVLLEADDLEKIELEQNKSVEIIDFVKLEEIDPIYFNRSYFMGPNDNGQKAYMLLKQAMEKSGKIGVAKITIRSKQHLAIVRVYKNSLVLETIYFPDEVRNVDQVPGVPENVELSEKEMETAIQLIEQLTTQFEPEKYTDDYRTALMDLIQAKITGNEVKTSKETPQANVVDLMEALQASIDQTAPKKRKTTRKKKATG
- a CDS encoding VanZ family protein, whose product is MFQIQSQRKSHTNKSVQKRKQNKIKNLLLIGFLVYLMLVIYVTLFAWNYGASLGPAGPGGRNYNFIPFRSIYRIAVYSPTIVDPIKILIGNIILFIPFGFLAPIAIKKLRKSVLITTGLGMLLSIAIESSQFLFTYRVSNIDDVILNTLGAFIGAVMIKICFFVKSKIIYFKT
- a CDS encoding AAA family ATPase, whose amino-acid sequence is MSDHTYNMEELENSIAKWSQNLDKVTEGQLLRVLQLIDNLHKETTKTNTLKAKLYSMIAFTRFKRLSELDQVTLGWLDKAMEVDSSDPLINETYIKIYFMLLETPLLPSQFPQIRETDHGNAKKKLASDYLKLANEFFERASYFEGIIESLINAARRLYDDEKIIKFEILADLLQQLKKELRTIVKSTEAYSDSVKGIYYSQAQMAEVKKSIAEIESLYKKWQETTGQAQETQGTIQQSALTDLQKMIGLTEVKERVEKLYHYLMYQKVRKEKGYQLKDELSLNMILTGNPGTGKTTLARLLAKIYFELGILPREEVIEVDRSHLVGGFVGQTEENTMNIIKQAVGGVLFIDEAYSLKREASSSNDYGQTAIDTLVSAMTSSEYAGKFAVILAGYPEEMRQFLWANPGLRSRFPESNHIHLRDYTVEELIHIAELVAIDNDFTFSEAAIIELKKRIESEQVDASFGNARTVKNIVLDAIFQKGSVVGLNEPFHHDDFTILNKEDVRVQDIEEIDNGISQLDALVGLHEVKQEVKSLVSFVKVQQLRREKNLPTVPLQLHSVFTGHPGTGKTTVAKIYAKILKEIGLLKRGHLVVAGRGDLVAGFTGQTALKTKKKIREALGGVLFIDEAYSLVGSQGDFGKEAIDTLVDEMTKHHDNFVVILAGYPNEIKKLILSNPGLQSRFKKFFHFADYQTEELVEMVELNAKLYGYTISSDVESFLLAKLAELKPAGNGRYAKDLVDLAIQHHSHRIMNEAEDLTTVELTQLILEDFTKSF
- a CDS encoding copper resistance CopC family protein — translated: MKRFFLVMFMFLIFIIGREVEAHSYLKSSFPEHGSVIEDHVEQLVLNFDGGIEQSSKVDIVASNHGEVEINQIVVEGPILYVTLSAPLITDDYEVKWVVIGDDGHPTSGNYHFSVIQPFVEEEKEEEVVEEIVEEEVIERDVTESEETIEDVSPQPEQSLNVLLIVAGLSLILAIGFLLYRKQGKK
- the ligD gene encoding non-homologous end-joining DNA ligase; this translates as MLPSLVTEIPKGEEWGYEVKYDGFRAMIYVEAGETTIVSRNLNILNEQFPEIIEAFRHLTPTLKHPLILDGELCVLDSELKANFEKIQHRGRLKNKEKIDQAKKLNPVIFLAFDLVMEDGNSLVKTPFLKRKRRLELLVEKRQNPQFLKYVPFNEDSTKLWKMVSDANGEGLIAKRKDSLWEEGQRSRQWLKIKNMMIASFFILAYDDANAFFHIGCIYKGGTKLIGKVGQGFTKEEKEALTTIVKKNKVKTENSLTYVNPSICIEVEFLEISKNELRHPKFRRFRFDKSWEECTWEAIPKGELN